A single window of Nocardioides baekrokdamisoli DNA harbors:
- a CDS encoding aminotransferase class IV: MQVWVNGSLLADPTQPVVSAFDHGLTVGDGVFEAIKILEGQPFALGLHLDRLDRSLAGLGLPSVERSYVEQGVAAVLGAAFIPHGRIRVTVTGGPAPLGSGRADHPPTVIVAASAAPVSPEQTSVVTVPWPRNERGATAGLKSTSYAENVIALAEAQRHGATEAIFATTTGLLCEGTGSNVFYVVGGELRTPTLATGCLPGVTRALVLIWFGGREVDEPIEVAESADEVFLVSTLRDVQAVTRWGDRELAEGPITRAARARWRERERDELGR; the protein is encoded by the coding sequence ATGCAGGTGTGGGTGAACGGATCTCTCCTCGCTGACCCGACGCAGCCCGTCGTGTCGGCATTCGACCACGGCCTGACCGTTGGCGACGGTGTCTTCGAGGCGATCAAGATCCTCGAAGGGCAACCCTTCGCGCTGGGACTTCATCTTGATCGCCTCGATCGAAGCCTTGCTGGGCTGGGGCTGCCGTCTGTGGAGCGGTCGTATGTCGAGCAGGGCGTGGCGGCCGTGCTCGGCGCCGCGTTCATTCCGCACGGACGTATCCGCGTGACCGTCACCGGCGGGCCCGCGCCGCTCGGCTCAGGCCGTGCCGATCACCCACCGACCGTGATCGTGGCTGCGTCGGCTGCCCCTGTCTCGCCTGAACAGACCTCTGTCGTCACGGTGCCGTGGCCGCGCAACGAGCGTGGCGCAACAGCGGGCCTCAAGTCGACCTCGTACGCCGAGAACGTCATCGCGCTGGCAGAAGCTCAACGCCATGGTGCGACGGAGGCCATCTTCGCGACGACGACGGGCCTGTTGTGCGAGGGGACCGGCAGCAACGTGTTCTACGTCGTCGGTGGGGAATTGCGTACGCCGACGCTGGCCACGGGCTGTCTTCCGGGAGTGACCCGTGCCCTGGTCCTGATCTGGTTCGGTGGACGCGAGGTGGACGAGCCGATCGAGGTCGCCGAAAGTGCCGACGAAGTCTTCCTGGTGAGCACCCTGCGCGACGTTCAGGCGGTCACGCGGTGGGGCGATCGGGAGCTGGCCGAAGGACCGATCACACGGGCGGCGCGGGCGCGCTGGCGCGAACGCGAACGGGACGAACTAGGCCGCTGA
- a CDS encoding UDP-N-acetylglucosamine 1-carboxyvinyltransferase has translation MTEGYKSTIGNVVRDARKHRGLTQAQLADKLGTSQSAVNRIEKGQQNLSLEMIARIGDALDSSIVEIGAGPTHLRVTGPTTLSGAIDVKTSKNAGVALLCASLLNRGRTTLRKVARIEEVNRLLEVLSSMGVGVRWLNDEGDLEITPPKVLALGDIDEAAARRTRSVIMFLGPLLHRSDDFELPYAGGCQLGERTVEPHMAALRHFGLEVKATEGSYHAMSQPIAPARPIVLTERGDTVTENALMAAALHPGTTVIRNASSNYMVQDLCFYLEKLGVQVDGIGTTTLTVTGVAEIDVDVDYAPSEDPIEAMSLLAAAIVTDSEITIRRAPIEFLEIELATLEEMGFKYDRTDEYLAANGHTRLVDITTRRSVLHAPLDKIHPLPFPGLNIDNLPFFAIIAAVASGQTLLHDWVYENRAIYLTELNKLGAQVKLLDPHRVLIDGPTRFSGAEVVCPPALRPAVVVLLAMLASKGTSVLRSTYVIARGYEDLAERLNELGADIVPFRDI, from the coding sequence GTGACTGAGGGCTACAAATCGACCATCGGCAACGTCGTCCGCGATGCACGCAAGCACCGTGGGCTCACCCAGGCGCAGCTGGCCGACAAACTGGGGACCAGCCAGTCCGCGGTGAATCGGATCGAGAAGGGCCAGCAGAATCTCTCGCTGGAGATGATCGCGCGGATCGGCGATGCGCTCGACTCCTCGATCGTCGAGATCGGAGCCGGTCCGACCCATCTGCGCGTCACCGGACCCACGACGTTGTCGGGTGCGATCGACGTCAAGACCTCCAAGAATGCTGGCGTCGCACTCCTGTGTGCCTCGTTGCTCAACCGCGGGCGTACGACCCTGCGCAAGGTCGCGCGGATCGAGGAGGTCAACCGCCTCCTCGAGGTGTTGTCCTCCATGGGTGTCGGCGTGCGCTGGCTCAATGACGAAGGTGATCTGGAGATCACTCCCCCGAAGGTTCTAGCCCTCGGCGACATCGACGAAGCTGCTGCACGGCGTACGCGCTCGGTGATCATGTTCCTCGGCCCTCTGCTGCACCGCTCCGACGATTTCGAGTTGCCGTACGCAGGCGGTTGCCAGCTGGGTGAGCGCACCGTCGAGCCGCACATGGCTGCTCTGCGCCACTTCGGCCTCGAGGTCAAGGCCACCGAGGGCAGCTATCACGCCATGAGCCAACCGATAGCCCCCGCACGCCCGATCGTCCTCACCGAGCGGGGCGACACGGTCACCGAGAACGCCTTGATGGCAGCCGCGCTGCACCCCGGCACGACAGTGATCCGCAACGCCTCGTCCAACTACATGGTGCAGGACCTCTGCTTCTACCTCGAGAAACTCGGAGTTCAGGTCGATGGCATCGGCACCACGACCCTCACGGTGACCGGCGTCGCCGAGATCGATGTGGACGTCGACTACGCCCCGTCCGAGGACCCGATCGAGGCCATGTCGCTGCTGGCAGCCGCCATCGTCACCGACTCCGAGATCACCATCCGGCGCGCCCCGATCGAGTTCCTCGAGATCGAGCTGGCCACCCTGGAGGAGATGGGGTTCAAGTACGACCGCACGGACGAGTACCTCGCCGCCAACGGGCACACCCGGCTGGTCGACATCACCACGCGCCGGTCCGTCCTGCACGCGCCGCTGGACAAGATCCACCCGCTGCCGTTCCCGGGCCTCAACATCGACAACCTGCCGTTCTTCGCCATCATCGCGGCGGTCGCGTCGGGGCAGACGCTGCTGCATGACTGGGTGTACGAGAACCGCGCGATCTACCTCACCGAACTGAACAAGCTCGGTGCGCAGGTCAAGTTGCTCGACCCGCATCGCGTACTCATCGATGGCCCGACGCGCTTCAGCGGCGCCGAGGTCGTGTGCCCACCGGCCCTGCGGCCGGCTGTCGTCGTCCTGCTCGCGATGCTCGCCTCCAAGGGCACCAGCGTGCTCCGGTCGACGTACGTCATTGCTCGCGGCTACGAGGATCTGGCTGAGCGACTCAACGAGCTCGGCGCAGACATCGTGCCCTTCCGCGACATCTGA
- a CDS encoding glycerophosphodiester phosphodiesterase has protein sequence MLAFAHRGGATHPEIVGLENTLAAFQHAYDLGYRYFETDVHASIDGVLFAFHDDELDRVTDGSGRLAELPSGTIGQARVGGRHAIPTLAELVDAFPDVTFNVDIKADDATGPLADLVTRRQLSGRVIVGSFSSARLRRFRRLTAGQVPTSADPREVAAFVLCPSPLVARLLRALPCVALQVPVHTSIRGRRVEVVTRRFVRNAHAAGKHVHVWTIDEPTEMERLIALGVDGIMTDRTDLLKDVLITHGLWRTN, from the coding sequence GTGCTCGCGTTCGCGCACCGTGGCGGAGCGACCCACCCGGAGATCGTGGGCCTGGAGAACACGCTCGCAGCGTTCCAGCACGCGTACGACCTCGGGTACCGCTACTTCGAGACCGATGTGCATGCCTCGATCGACGGCGTGCTGTTCGCGTTCCACGACGATGAGCTCGATCGGGTGACCGACGGAAGCGGACGTCTGGCTGAGCTGCCGTCCGGCACCATCGGGCAGGCACGGGTGGGCGGGCGCCACGCGATCCCGACACTCGCCGAGCTCGTGGACGCGTTCCCTGACGTGACCTTCAACGTCGACATCAAGGCCGACGACGCCACCGGACCCCTCGCCGATCTCGTGACTCGTCGACAACTCTCCGGGCGGGTCATCGTCGGCAGCTTCTCGTCGGCTCGGCTGCGTAGATTCCGACGTCTGACCGCCGGCCAGGTGCCCACGTCGGCGGATCCGCGGGAGGTTGCAGCTTTCGTGCTGTGCCCGTCGCCACTCGTGGCTCGGCTGCTGCGTGCCCTCCCCTGCGTCGCGCTGCAGGTGCCTGTCCACACCAGCATCAGGGGTCGTCGGGTCGAAGTGGTCACCCGCCGGTTCGTTCGCAACGCTCACGCAGCCGGCAAGCATGTTCATGTGTGGACGATCGATGAGCCCACCGAGATGGAGCGGCTCATCGCTCTCGGGGTCGACGGGATCATGACTGACCGCACGGACCTGCTGAAGGACGTCCTGATCACCCACGGCCTCTGGCGGACGAACTAG
- a CDS encoding prenyltransferase produces the protein MTAGTPHAAPSVDGILTAEQVVATARAIVAMQEPQGAIPFTTGQHADIWNHVEAAMALLAAGLVDDAERAYAWVLPWQRPDGSWPARVEAGVVSDDRGESNVSAYLAVGLWHHWLIRRDRAFLDRYWPAVRAGLDWVVDQQLSFGGIAWTSENRFALLAGCSSIYQSLRAGVALADLMDEPQPEWELAGGRLGHALREHRDLFEDKSKYSMDWYYPVLGGAVRGPAGSALLDSKWDEFVVPGLGVRCVNTNPWVTAAESSELVMALDALGQDDLAYELLRDVQLMRDADGAYWTGWVYGDPNHENEHTDVYWPPEHTTYTAAAIILAVDALGERHGHSTPGSGIMRGTSLAPDFPEIALECGCDSEAARLA, from the coding sequence ATGACGGCAGGTACGCCCCACGCCGCCCCTTCGGTCGACGGCATCCTCACCGCCGAGCAGGTCGTCGCCACCGCACGAGCCATCGTGGCGATGCAGGAGCCGCAAGGCGCCATTCCGTTCACGACCGGCCAGCACGCGGACATCTGGAACCACGTCGAGGCCGCCATGGCGCTTCTCGCCGCCGGACTCGTGGACGACGCCGAGCGAGCGTACGCGTGGGTCCTGCCCTGGCAGCGTCCTGACGGCTCGTGGCCGGCGCGCGTCGAGGCGGGCGTGGTCAGCGACGACCGTGGCGAGTCGAATGTCTCGGCCTACCTGGCCGTCGGTCTCTGGCACCACTGGCTGATCCGACGCGATCGCGCGTTCCTGGACCGCTACTGGCCCGCCGTACGCGCCGGCCTCGACTGGGTCGTCGACCAGCAGTTGTCCTTCGGCGGCATCGCCTGGACCTCGGAGAACCGGTTCGCACTGCTGGCCGGATGCTCCTCGATCTACCAGTCCCTCCGTGCCGGCGTGGCGCTGGCCGACCTGATGGACGAACCGCAGCCCGAGTGGGAGCTCGCAGGCGGCCGTCTTGGACATGCGCTGCGCGAACACCGCGACCTGTTCGAGGACAAGTCGAAGTACTCGATGGACTGGTACTACCCGGTCCTGGGGGGCGCCGTACGCGGGCCTGCCGGATCGGCGCTCCTCGACTCCAAGTGGGACGAGTTCGTGGTCCCGGGTCTCGGCGTGCGCTGCGTCAACACGAACCCGTGGGTCACGGCTGCCGAGAGCAGCGAACTGGTGATGGCTCTGGACGCCCTGGGCCAGGACGACCTTGCGTACGAACTGCTGCGCGATGTGCAGCTGATGCGCGACGCCGACGGTGCCTACTGGACCGGCTGGGTCTACGGCGATCCGAACCATGAGAACGAGCACACGGACGTCTACTGGCCGCCAGAGCACACCACCTACACCGCAGCCGCAATCATCCTTGCCGTCGACGCTCTCGGCGAGCGCCACGGACACTCGACCCCCGGCTCGGGGATCATGCGGGGCACGTCCCTGGCTCCGGACTTCCCGGAAATCGCCTTGGAGTGCGGCTGTGACTCAGAGGCTGCCCGGCTCGCCTGA
- a CDS encoding 5'-3' exonuclease has protein sequence MEPRLMLLDTASLYFRAFFGVPDTRAADGTPVNAVRGLLEFIATLVSQYQPTHLVCCWDNSWRPTWRVELIDSYKSARVGSEADGVAVEVVPDDLQPQIPIILDVLAALGIAVIGADDHEADDVIGTLSTMATGPVAIVTGDRDLFQLVDDARNVRVLYTTRGVAQHDRVDDAWILAKYGVHAAQYADFATLRGDASDGLPGVRGIGEKTAATLLQTYGDLAGIQSAAQDPATALSPSVRSKILAGADYLEVAPTVVGVARTLPLSLVGTETPSTPHDPAVLQALTQRYDLGSPVERVVAAITR, from the coding sequence GTGGAACCCCGACTCATGCTCCTCGACACGGCGTCGCTCTACTTCCGGGCGTTCTTCGGTGTGCCGGACACCCGTGCGGCTGATGGCACGCCGGTCAACGCCGTGAGGGGTCTCCTCGAGTTCATCGCGACGCTCGTTTCGCAGTATCAACCGACCCACCTGGTGTGCTGCTGGGACAACTCGTGGCGCCCCACGTGGCGGGTGGAACTGATCGACTCCTACAAGTCAGCCCGTGTCGGCAGCGAGGCCGACGGCGTGGCGGTCGAGGTGGTGCCCGATGATCTGCAGCCGCAGATCCCGATCATTCTCGACGTCCTGGCTGCCCTCGGGATCGCCGTCATCGGTGCTGATGACCACGAGGCCGACGACGTGATCGGCACGCTCAGCACGATGGCCACCGGGCCCGTCGCGATCGTCACGGGTGACCGGGACCTGTTCCAACTGGTCGACGATGCGCGCAACGTACGGGTCCTCTACACGACCAGGGGCGTAGCCCAGCACGATCGCGTCGACGATGCGTGGATCCTTGCCAAGTACGGCGTGCACGCGGCCCAGTACGCCGACTTCGCGACCCTGCGCGGCGATGCGTCCGACGGGCTGCCCGGCGTACGCGGAATCGGTGAGAAGACCGCGGCAACCCTGCTGCAGACCTACGGCGACCTCGCGGGAATCCAGTCCGCCGCCCAGGACCCCGCGACGGCCCTCTCCCCCAGCGTCCGGAGCAAGATCCTGGCCGGCGCCGACTACCTCGAGGTCGCTCCCACGGTCGTCGGCGTGGCGCGTACGCTGCCACTGTCGTTGGTGGGGACCGAGACCCCGAGTACGCCGCACGACCCAGCGGTTCTGCAGGCGCTCACGCAGCGGTACGACCTCGGATCGCCGGTCGAACGAGTTGTGGCCGCGATCACTCGCTGA
- a CDS encoding class I SAM-dependent methyltransferase yields the protein MLTVDFDRLGVEPGDRVLDMGCGAGRHAFELYRRGTDVVAFDQDADELAKVTEWFWAMKEAGEVPAGAEASTKEGDALQLPFADGEFDRIVAAEVLEHIPADIQAIAELVRVLRPGGTLAVSVPRWFPEAVNWALSEEYHSNEGGHIRIYTDAELITKVKNAGMQFDGKGYAHGLHAPYWWIKCAVGVNKDDHPLAKAYHRLLVWEIEKNPPALRAVGKVLDPMIGKSMVLYFTKPEAA from the coding sequence ATGCTGACTGTTGATTTCGACCGACTGGGCGTCGAGCCCGGCGACCGGGTGCTCGACATGGGTTGTGGCGCCGGCCGCCACGCCTTCGAGCTCTACCGTCGTGGCACCGACGTCGTTGCGTTCGACCAGGACGCCGACGAGCTGGCCAAGGTCACCGAGTGGTTCTGGGCGATGAAGGAGGCCGGCGAGGTCCCGGCGGGCGCCGAGGCGTCCACGAAGGAGGGCGACGCGCTGCAGTTGCCATTCGCCGACGGTGAGTTCGACCGCATCGTCGCTGCCGAGGTCCTTGAGCACATTCCGGCCGACATCCAGGCGATCGCGGAGCTCGTGCGCGTCCTGCGCCCGGGCGGCACGCTGGCCGTCTCCGTCCCGCGCTGGTTCCCCGAAGCAGTGAACTGGGCCCTGTCGGAGGAGTACCACTCGAACGAGGGCGGCCACATCCGCATCTACACCGACGCCGAACTGATCACCAAGGTCAAGAACGCCGGCATGCAGTTCGACGGCAAGGGGTACGCCCACGGATTGCACGCTCCGTACTGGTGGATCAAGTGCGCGGTCGGCGTCAACAAGGACGACCACCCGCTCGCCAAGGCGTACCACCGCCTGTTGGTCTGGGAGATCGAGAAGAACCCGCCGGCCCTGCGAGCCGTCGGCAAGGTGCTCGATCCGATGATCGGCAAGTCGATGGTGCTCTACTTCACCAAGCCTGAGGCCGCATGA
- a CDS encoding alpha/beta hydrolase codes for MLLPLCARVGESSPALAPMSLRARGLSLVLRRTVRPIIGVWSLAPWFPWPYRAIDYAGLLAWVVPGTSFERTELGGVPVQRVTPNNVATGRRILYFHGGAFIVGGWHLHRGMLSQIAATTGAEILAVDYRQLPRSPISASVEDCATAYAALTAQTPASETILMGDSAGGYLVFSTLAHAAAKGLPMPAAGVTYSPLPGWRDQSDQRDYPGCAIFGPRAIPTMARYATSREISSAHLTPQDAVGPDLPSILIQAAAGESLYPDIEALAADLQSAGADVELRQWNLDVHVFQAMAGWIPEARAALEHAADFCERVWMAPARHRDQVG; via the coding sequence GTGCTCCTGCCCCTGTGCGCGCGCGTCGGCGAGTCCTCGCCGGCCCTCGCTCCGATGTCGTTGCGGGCCCGTGGCCTGAGTCTGGTCCTGCGGCGGACTGTCCGCCCCATCATCGGTGTCTGGTCGCTGGCTCCATGGTTCCCGTGGCCCTACCGGGCCATCGACTACGCAGGCCTGCTCGCGTGGGTGGTCCCGGGAACGTCGTTCGAGCGCACAGAACTCGGCGGCGTGCCGGTCCAACGAGTCACGCCGAACAATGTTGCGACTGGTCGGCGGATCCTCTACTTCCACGGCGGAGCGTTCATCGTCGGCGGCTGGCACCTGCATCGCGGGATGCTGTCCCAGATCGCGGCAACGACCGGAGCCGAGATCCTGGCAGTCGACTACCGACAGCTCCCCCGCTCACCGATCTCGGCCTCGGTGGAGGACTGCGCCACCGCGTACGCAGCCCTGACGGCTCAGACCCCTGCCTCCGAGACCATCCTGATGGGTGATTCAGCAGGTGGGTACCTGGTCTTCTCGACCCTGGCGCATGCCGCGGCCAAGGGGCTTCCGATGCCGGCCGCCGGTGTCACGTACAGTCCGCTGCCCGGGTGGCGTGACCAATCAGACCAACGTGACTACCCCGGGTGCGCCATCTTCGGCCCACGCGCCATCCCGACGATGGCTCGGTACGCGACGAGCCGCGAGATCTCGTCCGCTCACCTCACACCGCAGGATGCGGTCGGCCCCGACCTGCCGTCGATCCTGATACAGGCTGCGGCAGGCGAATCGCTCTACCCGGACATCGAGGCTCTGGCCGCCGATCTGCAGTCCGCAGGGGCCGACGTCGAGCTCCGGCAGTGGAACCTCGACGTCCACGTCTTCCAGGCCATGGCCGGGTGGATCCCCGAGGCTCGGGCGGCGCTCGAGCATGCCGCAGACTTCTGTGAGCGAGTCTGGATGGCGCCTGCTCGTCACCGGGACCAGGTGGGCTGA
- a CDS encoding SsgA family sporulation/cell division regulator → MEQRTVRLIGMRRSHQTGIDQDITLACVDPWGRSVDVPTTMSYDKTDPYAVTLTFHAGSGDVVWMMARHLLLQGLTSPAGEGDIKVYPSIDEDARAVTVLDFSSPNGHLVGQAPTRELQEFVAESIAVVPVGTESDFLDLDALAEALLSSAA, encoded by the coding sequence ATGGAGCAGCGGACGGTACGTCTCATCGGCATGCGCCGTAGTCACCAGACCGGGATCGATCAGGACATCACGCTTGCCTGCGTGGACCCGTGGGGTCGGTCCGTGGATGTGCCGACGACGATGTCGTACGACAAGACGGACCCGTACGCGGTGACCCTCACCTTCCACGCCGGCAGTGGCGACGTCGTGTGGATGATGGCTCGCCATCTGCTGCTGCAGGGTCTGACCTCGCCTGCGGGCGAGGGCGACATCAAGGTGTATCCCAGCATCGATGAGGACGCGCGCGCCGTGACCGTCCTGGACTTCAGCTCCCCCAACGGTCACCTGGTCGGCCAGGCGCCGACCCGTGAGCTGCAGGAGTTCGTGGCCGAATCCATCGCGGTTGTTCCCGTCGGCACCGAGAGCGACTTCCTGGACCTCGACGCCCTCGCTGAGGCGCTGCTGTCCTCAGCGGCCTAG
- a CDS encoding class I SAM-dependent methyltransferase — protein MSDTLLALASATKGFMPDDEGQALYEYALARAAHGPIVEIGTYCGKSAIYLGAAAQLADSTVFTVDHHRGSEENQAGWEHHDDSLVDPTTGLMDTLANFRRTMQVAQLEGTVVPIVGDSPVVARHWRTPISMLFIDGGHGVEPARQDYLSWAPWVAVGGLLAIHDVFPDPADGGRPPYEEIYLPALASGQYEEIEDVGSLRLLRRTSGEPGSL, from the coding sequence ATGAGCGACACCCTTCTCGCCCTCGCCAGTGCCACCAAGGGCTTCATGCCGGACGACGAGGGACAGGCGCTCTATGAGTATGCGCTGGCCCGCGCCGCGCATGGACCGATCGTCGAGATCGGTACGTACTGCGGGAAGTCGGCGATCTATCTCGGTGCTGCGGCTCAACTCGCCGATTCCACCGTCTTCACCGTCGACCACCACCGGGGTTCCGAGGAGAACCAGGCCGGGTGGGAGCATCACGACGACAGCCTCGTGGACCCGACCACGGGGCTGATGGACACACTGGCCAACTTCCGTCGGACGATGCAGGTCGCTCAGCTCGAGGGGACCGTCGTCCCGATCGTCGGGGATTCCCCCGTCGTCGCACGGCACTGGCGCACGCCGATCTCAATGCTGTTCATCGACGGCGGCCATGGCGTGGAGCCAGCGCGGCAGGACTACCTCTCGTGGGCGCCCTGGGTGGCCGTCGGCGGCCTGCTGGCCATCCATGACGTGTTCCCGGACCCTGCCGACGGCGGCCGCCCGCCGTACGAGGAGATCTACCTGCCGGCGCTGGCGAGCGGCCAGTACGAGGAGATCGAGGACGTCGGTTCGCTCCGACTGCTGCGGCGCACGTCAGGCGAGCCGGGCAGCCTCTGA
- a CDS encoding polyprenol monophosphomannose synthase, translating into MPVDGLGRVVMVIPTFNEVENIEWIVGRLRRAQPGVDVLVMDDNSPDGTGDLADAMASADPHIHVIHRTEKAGLGAAYLHGFAWALEQGYDVIGEMDADGSHQPEELYRLLNGLHAADLVIGSRYIPGGSVLNWPIKRLIMSRGGNFYVRLLLGTEIRDITAGYRLFRRSTLEAIDLKSVESAGYIFQTDLAARTVRAGLTVAEVPIQFVERVRGNSKLDGSVAKESIKMVTRWGIAERKSRISERKAARDA; encoded by the coding sequence GTGCCTGTTGACGGCTTGGGTCGTGTCGTGATGGTGATCCCCACCTTCAACGAGGTGGAGAACATCGAGTGGATCGTCGGCCGACTTCGTCGCGCGCAGCCCGGTGTGGACGTCCTGGTCATGGACGACAACTCCCCGGACGGCACCGGCGACCTGGCTGACGCCATGGCTTCGGCCGACCCGCACATCCATGTCATCCACCGCACCGAGAAGGCGGGCCTCGGCGCCGCGTACCTCCACGGCTTCGCCTGGGCGCTGGAGCAGGGCTACGACGTCATCGGCGAGATGGACGCGGACGGCTCGCACCAGCCGGAGGAGCTGTACCGACTGCTGAACGGGTTGCACGCAGCCGATCTGGTCATCGGCTCGCGCTACATCCCCGGCGGCTCGGTGCTGAACTGGCCGATCAAGCGACTCATCATGTCGCGTGGCGGCAACTTCTACGTCCGACTCCTGTTGGGCACCGAGATCCGCGACATCACCGCCGGGTACCGCCTCTTCAGGCGCTCCACCCTCGAGGCGATCGACCTGAAGTCCGTGGAGTCGGCGGGCTACATCTTCCAGACGGACCTCGCGGCGCGTACCGTCCGAGCCGGACTCACGGTGGCCGAGGTTCCGATCCAGTTCGTCGAGCGCGTACGCGGGAACTCGAAGCTCGACGGATCCGTCGCCAAGGAGTCCATCAAGATGGTCACCCGATGGGGGATCGCCGAGCGGAAGAGCCGCATCTCCGAGCGCAAGGCTGCCCGGGACGCGTGA
- a CDS encoding RNA polymerase-binding protein RbpA has product MAERTLRGASLGGKSFEDERGIEFAGRQQVTFVCTRGHRFEVTMSDEADVPNHWECQRCGSEATNAAVENPEAKVEKPVRSHWDMLLERRSEKELEEILKERLELLRDGEIGPAHLHRPSRRKKTSV; this is encoded by the coding sequence ATGGCAGAGCGGACATTGCGCGGAGCAAGTCTCGGTGGCAAGAGCTTCGAGGATGAGCGCGGCATTGAGTTCGCCGGCCGCCAGCAGGTCACCTTTGTGTGCACCCGGGGTCACCGGTTCGAGGTGACGATGTCCGACGAGGCCGACGTACCCAACCACTGGGAATGTCAGCGCTGCGGCTCCGAGGCCACCAACGCGGCCGTGGAGAACCCGGAGGCGAAGGTCGAGAAGCCGGTGCGTTCGCACTGGGACATGCTGCTCGAACGTCGGTCGGAGAAGGAGCTCGAGGAGATCCTCAAGGAGCGCCTGGAGTTGCTGCGTGACGGCGAGATCGGGCCGGCGCACCTGCACCGTCCGTCGCGCCGCAAGAAGACCTCCGTCTGA
- a CDS encoding SDR family oxidoreductase, with amino-acid sequence MTSLANRTILMSGGSRGIGLSIALAAAREGANLVLLAKTDVPDPRLPGTIHTAVAEIEAAGGQALAVVGDVRDEESTLRAAELAAERFGGIDVVINNASAIDLNKTENVSVKKFDLMQQIQCRGTFLLTQAALPHLRASTNAHIVSLSPPLNMNPYWLGAHPAYTLAKYGMTLLTLSFAEEFRAEGIAGYTLWPETMIATAAVQNILGGEEGMRRARTPEIMADSAIELLRKPSAEVTGRSYLDVDVLSGAGVTDLSKYGSGDDIITDIFVDLPNAVRE; translated from the coding sequence GTGACTTCACTCGCCAACCGCACCATCCTCATGTCCGGGGGCAGCCGTGGCATCGGTCTTTCGATCGCCCTCGCTGCCGCGCGCGAGGGAGCCAACCTGGTGCTCCTCGCGAAGACGGACGTACCGGATCCGCGCCTGCCGGGCACGATTCACACGGCTGTTGCAGAGATCGAGGCGGCTGGTGGCCAGGCTCTCGCGGTTGTCGGCGACGTACGCGACGAGGAGAGCACGCTGCGCGCCGCTGAGCTCGCAGCCGAGCGGTTCGGAGGCATCGACGTCGTCATCAACAACGCCTCCGCCATCGATCTCAACAAGACCGAGAACGTGAGTGTCAAGAAGTTCGACCTCATGCAGCAGATCCAGTGCCGAGGCACGTTCCTGCTCACCCAGGCGGCCCTCCCCCACCTGCGGGCGTCCACGAACGCTCACATCGTGTCTCTGTCGCCACCGCTGAACATGAACCCGTACTGGCTCGGCGCCCACCCGGCGTACACGCTGGCCAAGTACGGCATGACACTGCTGACGCTGAGTTTTGCCGAGGAGTTCCGTGCCGAAGGGATTGCCGGCTACACCTTGTGGCCGGAGACGATGATCGCCACGGCTGCGGTCCAGAACATCCTCGGTGGCGAGGAAGGCATGCGCCGGGCGCGTACCCCGGAGATCATGGCTGACTCCGCGATCGAGCTCCTCCGGAAGCCCTCCGCGGAGGTGACTGGCCGCAGCTACCTCGACGTGGACGTGCTGAGCGGGGCGGGCGTCACTGACCTGAGCAAGTACGGATCTGGCGACGACATCATCACGGACATCTTTGTCGACCTACCGAACGCCGTCCGCGAGTGA